In one Lolium rigidum isolate FL_2022 chromosome 3, APGP_CSIRO_Lrig_0.1, whole genome shotgun sequence genomic region, the following are encoded:
- the LOC124700018 gene encoding GDSL esterase/lipase At5g03810-like: MHNHMAATAAWALLLLLSAAGRCAGQALVPGVMIFGDSVVDAGNNNRLATLVRADFPPYGRDFPATHAPTGRFCNGKLATDYTVDNLGLSSYPPAYLGEEAQTDNRSLLHGANFASGAAGYLDATAALYGAISLGQQLNYFKEYQSKVAAVAGSSRAAALTSGSIYVVSAGTSDYVQNYYVNAMLAAAYTPDQFADALMTPFTAFIENLYGLGARRIGVTSLPPMGCLPASVTLFGGGGSNGGCVERLNNDSLTFNTKLQAASDAVKKQRPDLKLVVFDIYNPLLNLVNDPNSAGFFEARRACCGTGTIETSVLCHQGAPGTCANATGYVFWDGFHPTDAANKVLADALLLQGLQLIS; this comes from the exons ATGCACAACCatatggcggcgacggcggcgtgggcgctgctgctgctgctgtcggcGGCGGGGCGGTGCGCGGGGCAGGCACTGGTGCCCGGCGTGATGATCTTCGGGGACTCGGTGGTGGACGCCGGCAACAACAACCGCCTGGCCACGCTGGTGCGCGCCGACTTCCCGCCCTACGGCCGCGACTTCCCGGCCACCCACGCGCCCACCGGCCGCTTCTGCAACGGCAAGCTCGCCACCGACTACACCG TCGACAACCTGGGGCTCAGCTCGTACCCGCCGGCGTACCTGGGCGAGGAGGCGCAGACCGACAACAGGAGCCTCCTCCACGGCGCCAACTTCGCCTCCGGCGCCGCCGGTTACCTCGACGCCACCGCCGCGCTCTAC GGCGCGATCTCGCTGGGCCAGCAGCTGAACTACTTCAAGGAGTACCAGTCCAAGGTGGCCGCTGTCGCCGGCAGCTCGCGCGCGGCGGCGCTGACGTCGGGGTCCATCTACGTCGTGAGCGCCGGCACCAGCGACTACGTGCAGAACTACTACGTCAACGCCATGCTCGCTGCCGCCTACACGCCCGACCAGTTCGCCGACGCGCTCATGACGCCCTTCACTGCATTCATCGAG AACCTGTACGGGCTTGGAGCGAGGCGGATCGGCGTGACATCGCTGCCGCCGATGGGGTGCCTGCCGGCGTCCGTTACCCTGTTTGGCGGTGGCGGTAGCAACGGCGGCTGCGTGGAGCGGCTGAACAACGACTCGCTGACCTTCAACACGAAGCTGCAGGCGGCGTCGGATGCGGTGAAGAAGCAGCGGCCGGACCTGAAGCTCGTCGTCTTCGACATCTACAACCCGCTGCTCAACCTCGTCAACGACCCCAACAGCGCCG GTTTCTTCGAGGCTCGTCGGGCGTGCTGCGGGACGGGGACGATCGAGACGTCGGTGCTGTGCCACCAGGGGGCGCCGGGGACGTGCGCCAACGCCACGGGCTACGTCTtctgggacggcttccaccccacCGACGCAGCCAACAAGGTGCTCGCCGACGCGCTGCTCCTCCAGGGACTCCAgctcatctcatga
- the LOC124697016 gene encoding E3 ubiquitin-protein ligase UPL7-like has product MSVPPSGHRQVPPSLSSASLLRSFPPRLNQFSSQVSLRGSSAKEITRDALLQKVSEERQLRSHLRRAAAAALTVQRVWRRYHVMKKVSEQLHEKWEVLINEPDINLTNQWISIKMLRPFLFFITQPSSWYKGQQTKTVKSISRCFRIILNSINSFDASRNFCSFAVGSPEERSIWLYQAKKLISLCSCILARCDNSCCKDVNMVEITAITMRLAISLTDCKTWKNLTSENTRAADASVESLIEFIGTRKSGTYSCVRRYIKCYGPHATPGKIDSVIAPDDQLLITASAVTVALRPFNTTRSDRGVDLTGAAKQYFTLILTIPYLCKRLPPLLLPALKHISVLQPSLSILLQISKDKIFEEIAKLEQSEVSGASASTIPYCGWALGNLVTLATEHDDLSNSGCFIQGLDCCLYVDAISSISQNLLKCLEESKGRLQQVDDSATHDTSITEETRTLFMDLLKPIYQQWHLRKLLVLAKEYVSCKRETNHDLTLRQVHFRSLKLTDVICFYYYMLRIFSSLNPLVGPLPILNMLSFTPGFLVDLWGTLEISIFGQAIHKSEEPEHDKQLAGSSSGEQISSTRQRRNAKDTPNKWVNVLQKIKGKPSDADDTNLSGSPLNSENSNDVALVLWDIETMRQGSEGIGKDIMCMLHLFCAIYGHLLLVLDDIEFYEKQVPFTLEQQRKIASALNTFVYNSFLQNSGSSNKPLIDVTVRCLNLLYERDSRHRFCPKSLWLAPARTGRIPIAAAARAHEAAFATLAGSTSGIPTRSSVLTTVPHVYPFEERVQMFREFIELDKASRRVTGEVSGPGPGSIEIVIRRGHIVEDGYRQLNCLRSKLKSCIHVSFVSECGLPEAGLDYGGLSKEFLTDMSKAAFSPDYGLFSQTSTSDSSLIPSSSAKLLDNGIDMIEFLGRVVGKALYEGILLDYCFSQVFVQKLLGRYSFLDELSTLDSELYRSLMQLKHYEGDVEDLCLDFTLTEELGGKRIVHELRPGGKNISVTNENRMQYVHAMADFKLNRQILPFSNAFYRGLSDLISPSWLSLFNANEFNQLLSGGSQDFDVDDLRNHTKYTGGYTESSRTVKLFWEVIKGFKPTDRCLLLKFVTSCSRAPLLGFKYLQPCFTIHKVPCDVPLWATIGGQDVDRLPSASTCYNTLKLPTYKRSSTLKSKLVYAISSNTGFELS; this is encoded by the exons atgtcgGTCCCGCCCTCCGGCCACCGCCAGGTACCTCCATCTCTTTCCTCGGCCAGCCTCCTCCGCTCCTTTCCTCCCCGCCTCAACCAATTTTCCTCTCAGGTGTCTCTGCGGGGGTCGAGCGCGAAGGAGATCACCCGCGACGCGCTGCTGCAGAAGGTCTCCGAGGAGCGGCAGCTCCGCAGccacctccgccgcgccgccgccgccgccctcaccGTCCAG CGAGTATGGAGAAGGTACCATGTCATGAAAAAGGTTTCAGAACAACTTCATGAAAAGTGGGAAGTATTAATAAACGAGCCTGACATCAACCTGACAAATCAATGGATATCAATCAAGATGCTCAGGCCATTTCTTTTCTTCATTACTCAACCATCAAGCTGGTACAAGGGGCAGCAGACCAAGACTGTGAAGTCTATCTCAAGATGCTTCAGAATCATCTTGAATAGCATAAACTCATTCG ATGCAAGCAGAAATTTCTGTTCCTTTGCTGTGGGTTCTCCAGAAGAGAGATCTATCTGGCTTTATCAGGCAAAAAAGCTGATTTCGCTGTGCTCTTGCATTCTTGCCAGGTGTGACAATTCTTGCTGCAAGGATGTAAACATGGTTGAAATTACTGCTATTACTATGCGGTTGGCCATCTCATTAACTGATTGCAAAACATGGAAAAACTTAACAAGTGAGAATACTAGAGCTGCTGATGCCTCTGTGGAGAGTTTGATTGAATTTATTGGCACAAGAAAGAGTGGTACATATAGCTGTGTGAGGAGATATATAAAATGTTATGGTCCCCATGCTACCCCAGGGAAGATAGATTCTGTGATCGCCCCAGATGACCAGCTCCTGATTACTGCTAGTGCAGTCACTGTTGCATTACGGCCTTTCAACACCACAAGATCAGACAGGGGTGTTGATCTAACTGGTGCTGCAAAGCAATACTTCACACTTATACTCACAATTCCGTATCTCTGCAAACGTCTGCCACCTCTTCTGTTACCTGCTTTAAAACACATATCTGTACTGCAACCGTCTCTCAGCATTTTACTG CAGATCTCCAAGGATAAAATATTTGAAGAAATAGCTAAGCTAGAGCAGTCAGAGGTTTCTGGTGCTAGTGCAAGTACCATTCCCTACTGTGGCTGGGCTCTTGGAAATCTTGTAACTTTAGCCACAGAGCATGATGATTTGTCCAATTCGGGTTGCTTCATTCAAGGGCTAGACTGTTGCCTATATGTTGATGCTATTAGTTCTATTTCCCAAAACTTACTGAAATGTTTGGAAGAAAGCAAGGGAAGGCTTCAACAGGTTGATGATAGTGCCACTCATGATACATCAATTACTGAAGAAACGAGAACATTGTTTATGGACCTTCTAAAGCCAATTTACCAGCAGTGGCACCTTAGAAAGCTATTGGTACTGGCAAAGGAGTATGTTTCGTGCAAGAGAGAAACCAACCATGACCTAACCCTAAGGCAGGTTCATTTTCGGAGCCTAAAATTGACAGATGTTATATGCTTTTACTATTACATGCTCAGAATTTTCTCTTCTCTGAACCCACTTGTTGGTCCATtgcctatcctcaacatgctctctTTCACCCCGGGATTTCTTGTTGATTTATGGGGGACACTAGAAATATCCATTTTTGGCCAAGCTATCCACAAATCAGAGGAACCTGAGCATGATAAACAATTGGCTGGAAGTAGCTCAGGTGAACAAATATCCTCCACAAGGCAAAGAAGGAATGCCAAGGACACACCAAACAAGTGGGTAAATGTGCTCCAGAAGATTAAGGGAAAACCAAGTGATGCAGATGACACCAATTTGAGTGGCAGTCCTTTGAATTCTGAAAATTCTAATGATGTTGCATTAGTTTTATGGGATATTGAAACTATGAGGCAAGGATCTGAAGGTATTGGGAAGGATATAATGTGCATGTTGCATCTGTTCTGTGCAATATATGGACATCTATTACTTGTGCTAGATGATATTGAGTTTTATGAGAAACAG GTTCCTTTCACTCTAGAGCAACAACGGAAGATTGCATCAGCCCTCAATACGTTTGTGTACAATTCTTTCCTTCAGAATAGTGGAAGCAGCAACAAGCCTCTTATAGACGTGACAGTCAGATGTCTTAATTTACTCTATGAAAGGGACAGCAGACATAGGTTCTGCCCCAAATCCCTGTGGCTGGCACCTGCCAGAACTGGCAGGATTCCAATTGCAGCTGCTGCCAGAGCCCATGAGGCAGCCTTTGCTACTTTAGCAGGAAGTACTTCAGGAATTCCTACCCGCAGCTCTGTCCTTACCACCGTACCACATGTATATCCATTTGAGGAGAG AGTACAGATGTTTAGAGAATTTATTGAGTTAGACAAGGCATCTCGAAGAGTTACGGGTGAAGTCTCTGGGCCAGGTCCGGGATCCATCGAGATAGTTATTCGACGAGGTCACATTGTTGAAGATGGATATAGGCAGTTGAATTGTCTTAGATCAAAGCTGAAATCTTGCATTCATGTATCGTTTGTCAGTGAATGTGGCCTCCCTGAAGCTGGTTTGGACTATGGTGGTCTATCAAAGGAGTTCTTAACTGATATGTCCAAGGCTGCCTTCAGTCCAGA CTATGGACTGTTTTCACAAACATCAACATCTGATAGTAGCTTAATTCCAAGCAGTTCTGCTAAGCTGTTGGACAATGGCATTGATATGATTGAATTTCTTGGTCGAGTTGTTGGCAAAGCACTATATGAGGGGATTCTCTTGGACTACTGTTTTTCACAAGTATTTGTGCAAAAACTTCTAGGCCGCTATAGTTTTTTGGATGAATTATCAACACTTGATTCTGAGCTTTATAGAAGTCTAATGCAACTCAAG CACTATGAAGGGGACGTGGAAGACCTTTGCTTGGATTTTACTCTGACTGAAGAGTTAGGCGGGAAAAGAATTGTGCATGAACTGAGACCGGGTGGTAAAAATATCTCCGTTACGAATGAAAATAGAATGCAGTACGTTCATGCGATGGCAGATTTCAAGCTTAACCGCCAG ATACTTCCGTTTTCAAATGCATTTTACAGAGGACTCAGTGATCTCATCTCACCATCTTGGCTGAGCTTGTTTAATGCAAATGAATTTAACCAG TTACTTTCAGGCGGATCCCAGGATTTTGATGTCGATGACCTGCGGAACCACACCAAGTACACTGGTGGTTATACCGAGTCAAGTCGAACTGTTAAACTCTTCTGGGAG GTCATCAAAGGATTTAAGCCGACCGATCGTTGCCTGCTACTGAAGTTTGTGACAAGCTGTTCACGAGCTCCACTACTAGGATTCAAGTACCTGCAACCTTGTTTCACAATTCACAAG GTTCCATGTGACGTGCCACTTTGGGCTACAATTGGAGGGCAAGATGTGGATCGTCTTCCATCTGCTTCGACATGTTACAACACGCTCAAG CTTCCAACATACAAGAGGTCAAGCACACTGAAGAGCAAGCTCGTGTACGCAATCAGCTCGAATACTGGGTTTGAACTCTCGTAG